A genomic stretch from Caulobacter sp. FWC2 includes:
- a CDS encoding FecR domain-containing protein has translation MTREILTSAQAAARWLARDDLDQSPQREQFADWLDESEENRQAWTQVHAMWDVFDDADDSDLIAAMARAARQAGPEPVARPFWPRLIAASIAVAAVSATLLLGAQQGWFERSGKATQVAANQTASLTAAGRADYVTGKGQKSIVDLPDGTRVTLDADSAVDVAFTGGRRDVRLLNGRAFFDVAHDKAHPFAVEAAGRVVTALGTQFDVRLTPGAVRVVLARGSVSVASGPSAPLVKLTPGQAFAAQDGKAGKVSSADLNEDLAWKQGVVEFQDQTLSEAIGLLNRYTRAQIVIKDPKVAALRITGVFKTGDIERFGRSVSQVLPVKLVARDADTYELVSKR, from the coding sequence ATGACCCGCGAGATCCTGACCTCCGCCCAGGCGGCCGCGCGCTGGCTGGCCCGCGACGACCTCGACCAGTCGCCTCAGCGCGAGCAGTTCGCAGACTGGCTGGACGAGAGCGAGGAGAACCGACAGGCCTGGACCCAGGTTCACGCCATGTGGGACGTCTTCGACGACGCCGACGACAGCGACCTGATCGCCGCCATGGCGCGCGCCGCCCGGCAAGCCGGGCCGGAGCCTGTCGCCAGGCCGTTCTGGCCGCGACTGATCGCGGCGTCGATCGCCGTGGCGGCCGTCTCGGCGACATTGCTGCTGGGCGCCCAGCAGGGCTGGTTCGAGCGATCGGGCAAGGCGACCCAGGTGGCCGCCAACCAGACCGCCTCGCTGACCGCCGCGGGTCGGGCCGACTACGTCACCGGCAAGGGCCAGAAGTCGATCGTCGACCTGCCCGACGGCACGCGCGTCACGCTGGACGCCGACAGCGCGGTGGATGTCGCCTTCACCGGCGGCCGCCGCGACGTGCGCCTGCTGAACGGGCGCGCGTTCTTCGACGTCGCCCACGACAAGGCCCATCCCTTCGCCGTCGAGGCGGCGGGACGGGTGGTCACCGCGCTGGGCACCCAGTTCGACGTGCGGCTGACGCCGGGCGCGGTGCGGGTGGTGCTAGCCCGGGGCAGCGTCTCGGTCGCCTCGGGCCCGAGCGCGCCGCTGGTCAAGCTGACGCCTGGCCAGGCCTTCGCGGCCCAGGACGGCAAGGCCGGCAAGGTCTCGTCCGCCGACCTTAACGAGGACCTGGCCTGGAAGCAGGGTGTCGTGGAGTTTCAGGACCAGACCCTGTCCGAGGCGATCGGCCTGTTGAACCGCTACACGCGCGCCCAGATCGTCATCAAGGACCCCAAGGTCGCCGCCCTGCGCATCACCGGCGTCTTCAAGACAGGCGACATCGAGCGGTTCGGCCGCTCGGTGTCGCAGGTCCTGCCGGTCAAGCTGGTCGCCCGCGACGCCGACACCTACGAGCTGGTCTCGAAGCGCTGA
- a CDS encoding RNA polymerase sigma factor has product MTNASDAAARADAFAKQAAAMRGPLTAYFRRRVRNAGEVEDLVQEVFLRLTVRGTPDDTDRASAYIFQTAASVLADRYRRRTVRHADEHVALDPDLRGDQDFDPARIYAGKQALNAAAAALMTMPERTRAIFLLRRIDGLRHQAIATQLGLSVSAVEKHMVRAIEHLMAHAGDAR; this is encoded by the coding sequence ATGACCAATGCCTCCGACGCCGCCGCGCGCGCGGACGCCTTCGCCAAGCAGGCGGCGGCGATGCGCGGACCGCTGACGGCCTATTTCCGACGCCGGGTCCGCAACGCCGGCGAGGTCGAGGATCTGGTGCAGGAGGTGTTCCTGCGCCTGACCGTGCGCGGCACGCCGGACGATACCGATCGCGCTAGCGCCTATATCTTCCAGACCGCCGCCAGCGTGCTGGCTGACCGCTATCGCCGCCGCACCGTCCGGCACGCCGACGAGCATGTCGCTCTGGATCCGGATCTGCGCGGCGACCAGGACTTCGACCCGGCCCGCATCTATGCCGGCAAGCAGGCCCTCAACGCCGCCGCCGCCGCCCTCATGACCATGCCGGAACGGACGCGGGCGATCTTCCTGCTTCGCCGGATCGACGGTTTGCGGCATCAGGCCATCGCCACGCAGCTGGGTCTGTCGGTCAGCGCGGTGGAAAAGCACATGGTTCGCGCCATCGAACATCTGATGGCCCACGCGGGAGACGCCCGATGA
- a CDS encoding helix-turn-helix domain-containing protein, translated as MSTLGLSLNSAGAAPFSAGPMAQALLDMLGRAERALEIDPRQARVFLGQASRLLEPAADSAQARDAGLAPWQERKVLRHIGDHLDRSISNHELAEVVGLSISHFSRRFKASFGIPPRDYLIRSRVERAKTLMLDPDASLCQIALDCGFCDQAHLSRLFQAVAGVTPSRWRRQHINAAAA; from the coding sequence ATGAGCACTCTTGGCCTTTCTCTGAACAGCGCGGGCGCCGCCCCCTTCTCGGCCGGCCCGATGGCGCAGGCGCTTCTGGACATGCTGGGCCGCGCCGAGCGCGCGCTCGAGATCGACCCGCGCCAGGCCAGGGTGTTCCTCGGCCAGGCGTCACGCCTTCTGGAGCCGGCGGCAGACAGCGCTCAGGCGCGGGATGCCGGCCTGGCGCCCTGGCAGGAGCGTAAGGTGCTGCGCCACATCGGCGATCATCTGGACCGCTCGATCAGCAATCACGAACTGGCGGAGGTGGTCGGTCTGAGCATCAGCCACTTCTCCCGACGCTTCAAAGCCAGCTTCGGCATTCCCCCGCGCGACTACCTGATCCGCAGCCGGGTTGAACGCGCCAAGACGCTGATGCTGGATCCCGACGCCTCGCTCTGCCAGATCGCCCTGGACTGCGGCTTCTGCGACCAGGCCCACCTGTCGCGGCTGTTCCAGGCCGTCGCCGGCGTCACGCCGAGCCGTTGGCGGCGGCAACACATCAACGCGGCGGCGGCCTAG
- a CDS encoding GFA family protein, whose product MTETTYKGGCLCGALRWEADRAPDYMGLCCCADCRKASGGGFIPFMGFAAEALTISGPARPFRSRAFRGGEATRNSCPTCGGLVFGGEHGLSDSHTIYAGSLDDPTLFKPSMALFDRDRPDWVILPDGLTVFETMPD is encoded by the coding sequence ATGACCGAAACGACCTACAAGGGCGGCTGCCTGTGCGGCGCGCTGCGCTGGGAAGCCGACCGGGCGCCGGACTATATGGGCCTGTGCTGCTGCGCCGACTGCCGCAAGGCGTCGGGCGGGGGCTTCATTCCGTTCATGGGCTTCGCCGCCGAGGCCCTGACCATCAGCGGCCCAGCGCGGCCGTTCCGCAGCCGGGCGTTCCGAGGGGGCGAGGCCACCCGCAATTCCTGCCCTACCTGCGGGGGCCTCGTCTTCGGCGGCGAGCATGGGCTCAGCGACAGCCACACGATCTACGCCGGAAGCCTGGACGACCCGACCCTGTTCAAGCCGTCCATGGCTCTGTTCGACCGCGACCGTCCTGACTGGGTGATCCTGCCGGACGGCCTGACGGTGTTCGAGACGATGCCGGACTAG
- a CDS encoding DUF1993 family protein: protein MDLHAIAIPTYAHMLKGLSAQLSKGEAHAAEHGLAPESLIEARLAADMFPLSTQVRFVCVQTSDLLRYLTGAEGFAPTEDATDFAGLKAQLADALARIEATPASAFDGAAEKPIELKMPNGIVFDLTGEQFLRDWALAQVYFHLTTAYAILRNQGVPLGKPDWVPHMFAYIRPGTLPGG, encoded by the coding sequence ATGGACCTGCACGCGATCGCCATCCCGACCTACGCCCACATGCTGAAAGGCCTGTCTGCCCAGCTGTCCAAGGGCGAGGCCCATGCCGCCGAGCACGGGCTGGCGCCGGAGAGCCTGATCGAGGCTCGGCTGGCGGCGGACATGTTCCCGCTGTCGACGCAGGTGCGGTTCGTCTGCGTCCAGACCAGCGACCTGCTGCGCTACCTGACCGGCGCCGAAGGCTTCGCCCCGACCGAGGACGCGACCGACTTCGCCGGCCTGAAGGCCCAGCTGGCGGACGCCCTGGCGCGGATCGAGGCCACGCCAGCCTCAGCCTTCGACGGCGCGGCCGAAAAGCCGATCGAGCTGAAGATGCCCAACGGCATTGTCTTCGACCTGACCGGCGAGCAGTTCCTGCGCGACTGGGCCCTGGCCCAGGTCTATTTCCATCTCACCACCGCCTACGCGATCCTGCGCAACCAGGGCGTCCCGCTGGGCAAGCCCGACTGGGTCCCGCACATGTTCGCCTATATCCGCCCCGGGACCTTGCCTGGAGGTTGA
- the hutC gene encoding histidine utilization repressor, whose protein sequence is MTGPLHQRIRSEIEARIRSGEWAPGHRVPFETELMDRYGCARMTVSKAMAALVEAGLIVRRKRAGSFVARPRVHAPVLNIPDIQSEIVARGETYAFRLLIRTVRAADRDSPEEVELAAGGKLLALDGVHDAGGRPFALERRLVSLKAAPEMEAADFTQVPPGAWLLEHVAWTEAESRISAVNADAHVARLLALDEGAACLVVDRRTWREGQHVTRVRQVFPGEAYDLVARFGPGA, encoded by the coding sequence GTGACCGGGCCGCTGCACCAGCGCATCCGCTCGGAGATCGAGGCCCGCATCCGCTCCGGCGAATGGGCGCCCGGCCATCGCGTGCCGTTCGAGACCGAGCTGATGGACCGGTACGGCTGTGCGCGCATGACCGTCAGCAAGGCGATGGCCGCGCTGGTCGAGGCCGGACTGATCGTGCGCCGCAAGCGCGCCGGCTCGTTCGTGGCGCGGCCGAGGGTCCACGCACCGGTGCTGAACATCCCCGACATCCAGTCCGAGATCGTCGCGCGCGGCGAGACCTACGCCTTCCGCCTGCTGATCCGGACGGTCCGCGCCGCCGATCGCGACAGTCCCGAGGAAGTCGAACTGGCGGCCGGCGGCAAGCTGCTGGCGCTGGACGGGGTCCACGACGCCGGCGGGCGGCCGTTCGCCCTGGAGCGGCGCCTGGTCTCGCTGAAGGCCGCGCCGGAGATGGAAGCCGCCGACTTCACGCAGGTCCCGCCCGGCGCCTGGCTGCTGGAACATGTCGCCTGGACCGAGGCCGAGAGCCGGATCAGCGCCGTCAACGCCGACGCCCACGTCGCCCGCCTGCTGGCCCTGGACGAGGGCGCGGCCTGCCTCGTCGTCGACCGCCGCACCTGGCGCGAGGGCCAGCACGTCACGAGGGTCCGCCAGGTGTTCCCCGGCGAAGCCTACGACCTGGTGGCGCGGTTCGGGCCTGGGGCTTAA
- a CDS encoding formimidoylglutamate deiminase, whose amino-acid sequence MTDAHISESSTVVWCESALLADGWAPGVKFTITDGRITRIDTDTSAGDAQRLGPALPGLGNVHSHAFQRAMAGLAETRGETGDNFWTWREVMYRFLERLDPDMAQAIAAMGQVEMLEGGFTRVGEFHYLHHAPDGGGYDNPAEMAARMAAAAEETGIGLTLLPVFYAHSNFGGLPPTDGQKRFIHDVDGFARLVEACREIVSPLPEAVVGIAPHSLRAVTPEELDAIVPLAAGGPIHMHVAEQTKEVDDCLAATGARPVRWLMNHTEVDKRWCLIHATHINATETERLAKSGATAGLCPMTEANLGDGIFPTPDYLAAGGSFGIGTDSNIVIDAAQELRTLEYAQRLTRRARNVLAGGPRRSTGGDLWRAATLGGAQALGVANGTTRGGLRRGAAADFITLDTNHPNVVGRSGDTLIDSLVFAGGGIDTVWRHGRQLVSGGRHHAREAITARYVQTLKALLA is encoded by the coding sequence GTGACCGACGCGCACATTTCCGAGTCTTCCACGGTGGTTTGGTGCGAGAGCGCTTTGCTGGCGGACGGTTGGGCGCCGGGCGTGAAGTTCACCATCACCGATGGCCGCATCACCCGCATCGACACCGACACCAGCGCGGGCGACGCCCAACGTCTGGGTCCCGCCCTGCCGGGTCTGGGCAACGTCCACAGCCACGCCTTCCAGCGCGCCATGGCTGGCTTGGCGGAGACGCGCGGCGAGACCGGAGACAACTTCTGGACCTGGCGCGAGGTCATGTACCGCTTCCTGGAGCGGCTGGACCCCGACATGGCCCAGGCCATCGCCGCCATGGGCCAGGTCGAGATGCTGGAGGGCGGCTTCACGCGGGTGGGCGAGTTCCACTACCTGCACCACGCCCCCGACGGCGGTGGGTACGACAACCCGGCCGAAATGGCCGCGCGAATGGCGGCGGCGGCGGAAGAGACCGGGATCGGGCTGACCCTGCTGCCGGTGTTCTATGCCCACAGCAACTTTGGCGGCCTGCCGCCCACCGATGGCCAGAAGCGCTTCATCCACGATGTCGACGGCTTCGCCCGGCTGGTCGAGGCCTGTCGCGAGATCGTCTCGCCGCTGCCCGAGGCGGTGGTCGGGATCGCGCCGCACAGCCTGCGCGCGGTCACGCCCGAGGAGTTGGACGCCATCGTCCCTCTGGCCGCTGGCGGGCCGATCCACATGCACGTCGCCGAGCAGACGAAAGAGGTCGACGACTGCCTGGCCGCCACCGGCGCGCGCCCGGTCCGCTGGCTGATGAACCACACCGAGGTCGACAAGCGGTGGTGCCTGATCCACGCCACCCACATCAACGCCACCGAGACCGAGCGCCTGGCCAAGAGCGGCGCGACCGCCGGCCTGTGCCCGATGACCGAGGCCAATCTGGGCGACGGGATCTTTCCGACACCGGACTACCTGGCGGCTGGCGGAAGTTTCGGAATCGGGACCGACTCCAACATCGTGATCGACGCCGCCCAGGAGTTGCGGACCCTGGAATACGCCCAGCGCCTGACCCGCCGGGCCCGCAACGTGCTCGCGGGCGGTCCGCGCCGTTCTACCGGCGGCGACCTCTGGCGGGCGGCGACACTCGGCGGGGCTCAAGCCCTTGGCGTCGCCAATGGGACGACAAGGGGCGGCCTGCGGCGCGGCGCGGCGGCTGACTTCATCACCCTCGACACAAACCATCCGAACGTCGTCGGGAGGTCGGGCGACACGCTGATCGACAGCCTGGTCTTCGCCGGCGGCGGGATCGACACCGTCTGGCGGCACGGCCGGCAGCTGGTCTCCGGCGGCCGCCACCATGCCCGCGAGGCGATCACCGCGCGCTACGTCCAGACCCTGAAGGCCCTGCTGGCGTGA
- the hutI gene encoding imidazolonepropionase codes for MRCDRVWINARLATLAPDREGLGIVEDGVIASRDGRIAYAGPAEAAPTFETTETVDVEERWITPGLIDPHTHLVFAGDRAHEFELRLAGASYEEIARASGGIISTMRATRAASEAELVATALPRLDALIAEGVTTVEIKSGYGLSLDDEIKSLRAARTLADIRRVGVSTTFLGAHALPPEYRDDPDGYIALVCEKMIPAIAARGLADAVDGFCEGIGFSPDQIRRVFETARDHGLPVKLHAEQLSDLNGAALAAEFGALSADHLEHLDAAGIAAMATSGTVATLLPGAYYFTREHKPPPIAALRQAGVPMALATDCNPGTSPLTSPLLVMNMAATIFRMTVEECLAGVTREAARALGLLHDRGTLEAGKACDLAIWDIERPAELVYRMGFNPLHARVWRGQ; via the coding sequence ATGCGCTGTGATCGGGTGTGGATCAACGCCCGTCTCGCGACCCTCGCCCCGGATCGCGAAGGCCTGGGGATCGTCGAGGACGGGGTCATCGCCAGCCGGGACGGCCGCATCGCCTATGCCGGTCCGGCGGAGGCCGCGCCGACCTTCGAGACGACCGAAACCGTCGATGTCGAGGAGCGCTGGATCACCCCCGGCCTGATCGATCCGCACACCCACCTGGTCTTCGCAGGCGACCGCGCCCACGAGTTCGAGCTGCGCCTGGCAGGGGCCTCCTACGAGGAAATCGCCCGAGCCAGCGGCGGCATCATCTCGACCATGCGCGCCACCCGCGCGGCCTCGGAAGCCGAACTGGTTGCCACCGCCCTGCCCCGGCTCGACGCTCTGATCGCCGAGGGCGTCACCACGGTCGAGATCAAGTCCGGCTACGGCCTGTCCCTCGACGACGAGATCAAGAGCCTGCGCGCCGCACGCACCCTGGCCGACATCCGCCGCGTCGGGGTCAGCACGACCTTCCTGGGCGCCCACGCCCTGCCGCCGGAATATCGCGACGACCCCGACGGCTACATCGCACTGGTCTGCGAGAAGATGATCCCCGCCATCGCCGCGCGGGGCCTGGCCGACGCGGTCGACGGCTTCTGCGAGGGCATCGGCTTTTCGCCCGACCAGATCCGCCGCGTGTTCGAGACCGCGCGGGACCACGGCCTGCCGGTCAAGCTGCACGCCGAGCAGCTGTCGGACCTCAACGGCGCGGCGCTGGCCGCCGAATTCGGGGCGCTGTCGGCCGACCATCTGGAGCACCTGGACGCGGCGGGCATCGCCGCCATGGCCACCTCGGGCACGGTCGCCACCCTGCTCCCCGGCGCCTACTACTTCACCCGTGAGCACAAGCCCCCGCCGATCGCGGCCCTGCGCCAAGCCGGCGTGCCGATGGCCCTGGCCACCGACTGCAACCCCGGCACCTCGCCCCTGACCTCGCCGCTGCTGGTCATGAACATGGCCGCCACCATCTTCCGGATGACCGTGGAGGAATGCCTGGCCGGCGTGACGCGAGAGGCCGCGCGGGCGCTGGGGCTGCTGCACGATCGCGGGACGCTGGAGGCCGGCAAGGCCTGCGACCTCGCCATCTGGGACATCGAGCGTCCCGCCGAACTTGTCTATCGCATGGGCTTCAACCCGCTCCATGCGCGCGTGTGGAGAGGCCAGTGA
- the hutH gene encoding histidine ammonia-lyase, which yields MERPVTELVLNPGDVPLAEWKAIYRGATARLADTAWPAIAESAAAVQRILAKGEPVYGINTGFGKLASVRIGDADLETLQRNIVLSHAAGVGEPSPVPVIRLMMALKLASLAQGASGVRVETVRMLEEMLAQGLTPVIPCQGSVGASGDLAPLSHMAATMIGVGEIFVDGERKPAAKALKKAGLKPLTLGPKEGLALLNGTQFSTANALAGLFEAELLFQSALVTGALSTEAAKGSDTPFDPRIHTLRRHAGQIETAAALRDLMATSEIRASHLKEDERVQDPYCLRCQPQVMGAALDILRQAAVTLETEANGVSDNPLIFPEADEALSGGNFHAEPVAFAADIIALAVCEIGSIAERRIAMLVDPALSGLPAFLTPKPGLNSGFMIPQVTAAALVSENKQKAYPASVDSIPTSANQEDHVSMAAHGARRLMGMVENATAVLGIELLAAAQGCDFHAPLRSSKALEAVRTLTRSKVPHLEDDRHFHPDMEAANVLVWSGAVIAAAGKLPGVS from the coding sequence GTGGAGAGGCCAGTGACCGAGCTTGTTCTGAACCCCGGCGACGTGCCGCTGGCCGAGTGGAAGGCGATCTACCGTGGCGCGACGGCGCGCCTGGCCGATACGGCGTGGCCCGCGATCGCCGAGAGCGCCGCCGCCGTGCAGCGCATCCTGGCCAAGGGCGAGCCGGTCTATGGGATCAACACCGGCTTCGGGAAACTGGCCAGCGTCCGCATCGGCGACGCCGACCTGGAGACCCTGCAGCGCAACATCGTCCTGTCCCACGCCGCCGGTGTCGGCGAGCCTTCGCCGGTCCCGGTCATCCGCCTGATGATGGCCCTGAAGCTGGCCAGCCTGGCGCAGGGCGCCTCGGGCGTACGGGTCGAGACCGTGAGGATGCTGGAGGAAATGCTGGCCCAGGGCCTGACGCCGGTGATCCCATGCCAGGGCTCGGTCGGCGCCTCGGGCGACCTGGCCCCGCTGTCGCACATGGCCGCGACCATGATCGGGGTCGGCGAGATCTTCGTCGACGGCGAGCGCAAGCCGGCCGCCAAGGCGCTGAAGAAGGCGGGCCTCAAGCCCCTGACGCTCGGCCCCAAGGAAGGCCTGGCCCTGCTGAACGGCACCCAGTTCTCGACCGCCAACGCCCTGGCGGGCCTGTTCGAGGCCGAGCTGTTGTTCCAGTCGGCCCTGGTCACCGGCGCCCTGTCGACCGAAGCCGCCAAGGGCTCCGACACTCCCTTCGACCCGCGCATCCACACGCTGCGCCGCCACGCCGGCCAGATCGAGACCGCCGCCGCCCTGCGCGACCTGATGGCGACCTCGGAAATCCGCGCCTCGCACCTGAAGGAAGACGAGCGCGTCCAGGACCCCTACTGCCTGCGCTGCCAGCCGCAGGTGATGGGCGCGGCGCTGGACATCCTGCGCCAGGCCGCCGTGACGCTGGAGACCGAGGCCAATGGCGTCTCGGACAATCCCCTGATCTTCCCGGAAGCGGATGAGGCGCTGTCGGGCGGCAACTTCCACGCCGAGCCGGTCGCCTTCGCCGCCGACATCATCGCCCTGGCGGTCTGCGAGATCGGCTCGATCGCCGAGCGCCGCATCGCCATGCTGGTCGACCCGGCGCTGTCGGGCCTGCCGGCGTTCCTGACGCCCAAGCCGGGCCTGAACTCCGGCTTCATGATCCCCCAGGTCACGGCCGCCGCTCTGGTCTCGGAGAACAAGCAGAAGGCCTATCCGGCCAGCGTCGACTCGATCCCGACCTCGGCCAACCAGGAGGACCACGTCTCGATGGCCGCCCACGGCGCGCGCCGCCTGATGGGCATGGTCGAGAACGCCACGGCCGTGCTGGGCATCGAACTGCTGGCGGCGGCGCAGGGCTGCGACTTCCACGCCCCGCTGCGGTCGAGCAAGGCCCTGGAGGCGGTGCGGACGCTGACGCGGAGCAAGGTGCCGCACCTGGAGGATGATCGGCACTTCCACCCGGACATGGAGGCGGCGAACGTCTTGGTGTGGTCGGGCGCGGTGATCGCGGCAGCGGGCAAGCTGCCGGGGGTTAGCTGA
- the hutG gene encoding N-formylglutamate deformylase → MTDRVGFAPPWLQMTPGDAPLIVSLPHTGTDIPADIEAGLVSPWLARKDADWWVDRLYAFAEGMGATIVRTAISRTVIDVNRDPSGASLYPGQATTELCPTTTFDGEPLYSDGGPDAAEIDRRRTIYLEPYHTTLREEIDRLRTLHPTVVLYEAHSIRSHVPRLFDGELPQFNLGTNSGASCAPALTAAVEAACDASGLSRVTNGRFKGGWTTRHYGQPPAGVHALQMELACRGYMDDPAEPPTPETWPTPFHADRAEPLRAVLEDVLNACLTFARSNA, encoded by the coding sequence ATGACGGACAGGGTGGGATTCGCCCCCCCTTGGCTTCAGATGACGCCCGGCGACGCGCCCCTGATCGTCAGCCTCCCCCACACCGGGACCGATATCCCGGCCGACATCGAAGCCGGCCTCGTCTCTCCCTGGCTGGCCCGCAAGGACGCCGATTGGTGGGTGGATCGGCTCTACGCCTTCGCCGAGGGGATGGGCGCGACCATCGTGCGGACGGCGATCTCGCGGACGGTCATCGACGTCAATCGGGACCCGTCGGGCGCCTCGCTCTATCCGGGCCAGGCGACGACGGAGCTCTGCCCGACCACCACCTTCGACGGCGAGCCGCTGTATAGCGACGGCGGGCCGGACGCGGCCGAGATCGACCGTCGCCGCACGATCTACCTCGAGCCCTACCACACCACCCTGCGCGAAGAGATCGATCGCCTGCGTACGCTCCATCCGACCGTGGTGCTGTACGAGGCTCATTCGATCCGCTCGCACGTGCCGCGCCTGTTCGACGGCGAGCTGCCGCAGTTCAATCTCGGGACCAACAGCGGCGCCAGTTGCGCCCCCGCCCTGACCGCCGCCGTCGAGGCCGCCTGCGATGCGTCGGGCCTCAGCCGCGTCACCAACGGCCGCTTCAAGGGCGGCTGGACCACGCGCCACTACGGACAGCCGCCCGCCGGCGTCCACGCCCTCCAGATGGAGCTGGCCTGCCGGGGCTACATGGACGACCCGGCCGAGCCCCCGACGCCCGAAACCTGGCCCACGCCCTTCCACGCCGATCGCGCCGAGCCGCTGCGCGCGGTGCTGGAAGACGTCCTCAACGCCTGCCTGACCTTCGCCCGGAGCAACGCATGA
- the hutU gene encoding urocanate hydratase encodes MTRRDNTRVIRPATGTQLTAKSWLTEAPLRMLMNNLHPDVAERPEELVVYGGIGRAARDWESFDKIVETLRRLEDDETLLVQSGKPVGVFRTHADAPRVLIANSNLVPRWATWEHFNELDRKGLAMYGQMTAGSWIYIGAQGIVQGTYETFVEMGRQHHGGDLSGKWLLTAGLGGMGGAQPLAAVMAGASCLAIECQPSRIEMRLRTGYLDKSTDSVDQALAWIEESSAARTPISVGLLGNAAELLPALYERGVRPDLLTDQTSAHDPINGYLPAGWTLDQWADAKARDPASVDKAARASMAVHVKAMLDFQAAGVPTVDYGNNIRQMALEEGVTSAFDFPGFVPAYIRPLFCRGIGPFRWAALSGDPEDIARTDAKVKELIPDNPHLHNWLDMAAEKIKFQGLPARICWVGLGDRHRLGLAFNEMVASGELKAPIVIGRDHLDSGSVASPNRETEAMKDGSDAVSDWPLLNALLNTASGATWVSLHHGGGVGMGFSQHAGMVIVCDGTEAAAKRIARVLWNDPASGVMRHADAGYDIAIDCAREKGLDLPGIL; translated from the coding sequence ATGACCCGCCGCGACAACACCCGCGTCATCCGCCCCGCCACCGGGACGCAGCTCACCGCCAAGTCCTGGCTGACCGAAGCGCCCTTGCGGATGCTGATGAACAACCTGCACCCCGACGTCGCCGAGCGGCCCGAGGAGCTGGTCGTCTATGGCGGCATCGGCCGCGCCGCCCGCGACTGGGAGAGCTTCGACAAGATCGTCGAGACCCTGCGGCGGCTGGAGGACGACGAGACCCTGCTGGTGCAGTCCGGCAAGCCGGTCGGCGTCTTCCGCACCCATGCCGACGCGCCGCGCGTGCTGATCGCCAATTCCAACCTGGTGCCGCGCTGGGCGACCTGGGAGCACTTCAACGAACTCGATCGCAAGGGCCTGGCCATGTACGGCCAGATGACGGCTGGCTCATGGATCTATATCGGCGCCCAGGGCATCGTGCAGGGCACCTATGAGACCTTCGTCGAGATGGGCCGCCAGCACCATGGCGGCGACCTGTCGGGCAAGTGGCTGCTGACAGCGGGCCTGGGCGGCATGGGCGGGGCCCAGCCCTTGGCGGCGGTGATGGCCGGGGCTTCATGCCTGGCCATCGAGTGCCAGCCCTCGCGGATCGAGATGCGGCTGCGCACCGGCTATCTCGACAAGTCGACCGACAGCGTCGACCAGGCCCTGGCGTGGATCGAAGAGTCGAGCGCCGCCAGGACCCCGATCTCGGTCGGCCTGCTGGGCAACGCCGCCGAGCTGTTGCCGGCGCTCTATGAGCGCGGCGTCCGTCCCGATCTGCTGACCGACCAGACCAGCGCCCATGACCCGATCAACGGCTATCTGCCGGCCGGCTGGACCCTGGACCAGTGGGCCGACGCCAAGGCGCGCGACCCCGCTTCGGTCGACAAGGCCGCCCGCGCCTCGATGGCCGTCCACGTCAAGGCCATGCTCGACTTCCAGGCCGCCGGCGTGCCGACCGTCGACTACGGCAACAACATCCGCCAGATGGCGCTGGAGGAAGGCGTGACGAGCGCCTTCGATTTCCCCGGCTTCGTGCCGGCCTATATCCGCCCGCTGTTCTGCCGGGGAATCGGTCCGTTCCGCTGGGCGGCGCTGTCGGGGGATCCGGAAGACATCGCCAGGACCGACGCCAAGGTCAAGGAACTGATCCCGGACAATCCCCACCTGCACAACTGGCTCGACATGGCCGCCGAGAAGATCAAGTTCCAGGGCCTGCCGGCCCGCATCTGCTGGGTCGGCCTGGGCGACCGCCATCGCCTGGGCCTGGCCTTCAACGAAATGGTCGCCAGCGGCGAGCTGAAGGCCCCGATCGTGATTGGCCGCGACCACCTCGACTCCGGCTCGGTCGCCTCGCCCAACCGCGAGACCGAGGCCATGAAGGACGGCTCCGACGCGGTGTCGGACTGGCCGCTGCTGAACGCCCTGCTCAACACCGCCTCGGGCGCGACCTGGGTGTCGCTGCACCATGGCGGCGGGGTCGGCATGGGCTTCTCGCAGCACGCGGGGATGGTGATCGTCTGTGACGGGACCGAAGCCGCCGCCAAGCGCATCGCGCGGGTGCTGTGGAATGATCCGGCCAGCGGCGTCATGCGCCACGCCGACGCCGGCTACGACATCGCCATCGACTGCGCGCGGGAGAAGGGGCTGGACCTGCCGGGGATTCTTTAG